The segment TTCTGTATATATCTTCCTAGAGTCCTCGAAAGCGTCTCGAGACTCGTAATACTGCACCAATTCGAGATATGCCAAAATATCCACTGGATTCCTTTCAATCTTATCCCTAATTCGGCCCTCTATGTCGCTGGGATCCCTCTGGACTGCTGCAGTAGGTGGTGTCAATGATTTGTTGCTTGCGTCGACACTCAATGTTGGAGTCGCGCCGCCTGACATTGCTAAACTCCCGCTCCAGCTTCCAAAAGGCTTGCGCTGCTTGCAAATGCACTCTAAGACCTTCCAAACGATCCAACGGCCCTCTTTTAAAGCTATTAGAGCTGTTTCTAGTGGCTATTGCATTGGGAAGTTCCTAGACCTCTCCTAGCATCAGAGGcgatgaagatattgaagCGGGTAACACCATCATAATATATAAGCTAGAGACTACAATCAAGCTTGAAAGCGGTGCCAATTGAGCTTTATCGGGCTGCTTGGGTCGCTAGAATGGTTGCGGGACAGTGTACTGTTCATATGTGGGGTTTGAACGAAAGAGCGAGTCTGATATCTCCCGAGAGCGTTGCGTTATACTGGTTTCTTAATGGATACTACTCGAAGCTGAGGAAGGACACTACACGAGTCGAGATCGTGTTCAGTAACAACACAGACCTATCACCAAACGAAGAATTGCCTCTGCTGGTTCAAGATGCGCGGAGGATATCGGGATTCGTCAATATCGTGGATTACTTGATGAGCGATGAGGAATCTGAAAAGGATACCGTCGGTAATACGCTGCTGCAGTCTTCTTTGCTGCAGTTTACGAGTTCCGACTTGTCTGTGCTGACAGACTACCAGCTGTATCTGAACAAGACCAACTACGACACGTTTACGCGCAGAACCTTCTGTCGGCTGCTGTCTTGGCCAATGTGGTACAATACGCCACTGCACTACCGTGCAGTTGCGCGGGAAAGGTGCCAAGATTTGCTGGGCGATCTCGACTCTGACGATGAATGTGAACCTCCTGGCTCCCAGCTCGAGACCGCTGAGCTGACACAATCAAAGACCTTTAAGATAGCAcagcagatcaagaagcagggAAAGAAGGAATTGCAGAACGCTAAAAACAATCTACACTACTTAAGCAAGCTAAGCGAGCATCTCAAACTGTGGATCCAGGTGAGGGAACGAGCCCAATCGGATAGGGTGATCCCCGCGGACCTGCTGATGTGGGCAAACATATACGTCCAACTGCAGCTACCGGATAGCGACAAAGTCGCCAACCATCTGTCGCAGACATTGGGCTCCGACTTTTTCAACACGCTacagaagcagctggacCTGTGTTCCAATCTCGAGCCAGTGGTCTCGCAAAGAGCGCCGTCATTCCGCGAGCAGGGCAATGTGCTCATGTCGGTATACAACATTGCGGCGAAGTACCTCTGAACACGGTCAATTCCTCTTCGGCTTATGTAACCCCTTGTACACGTAGTAGAACGCTACGGTCCCGTCATTGCTCACTATCGCCAGTGTCAGTCTGCTGGCTGACGGCGGGCACATTTGGCAGAACACTTTGTCTAGACACTCAAGAGTGACGTACCCCTTCTTATACTGTGACATCTCCACGGGCAGGACGTATTCAGTGTGTATCTCTTCGTCGCCATCATGACTCAGCTTCTGGGTAGGCCTGCCAGAGATCAGATGAAGCGTCTGATCTCGCCAGGCCAGCGTTCGGTCGCAGACACAGAGTTCAGTCCAAAATTGGCAGTACGCCAAGTTATCTCGCACCAGCCTGACTATAGTACCATCACCGGCGTCATTGGCCATATCAGCGGTCTTCAATGGCTCCTTCAACGGCTCCTTCAGGGTGGTCTCTtatgcgatgagctggatATTTCAGTCTGGCGAGTCAATTTTTCCGCCTGAACGACTAAGAACTCTCTATACTGTAAAGTCAAGTACAGAGATTGGTCGGTGCTACCGTTGtgcttcttttgaatcGCTAATAGCAGTTGGATTGTGCAATAGTTGTTCAGTGCCAGACATGCAAAAGTTTTGGCTAGCTCTTGTGGTCCTCTTGGCCGGTTTTAGTCAAGTTCACGGTTACAGACCGGTCGTTCGACCAAAGGAAAAAGTGACCACCAGTGAGCAAGCTGATCCATGGTATCGTACAATTTATGGTAGTAAGGTGGAACTGGTTACTCCGACGGTTATCGCTGGGGTCACCTTTAAGGCTAAACCCTCTCCAACTCCGAATCCTCTGCAGCCATGGATCACCCTAAACAAGCTTGGTGAACCAAAGACCGTGAAACCCGAGATTAAGAATGGTATCACTAAGAAGGGCTCTCCAGAATATTCTACGTATTTCAAAGTGGTCAGTACCACTACGTTGGGGTATGAAGACTTGAAGGCACATAACATGGACCCAGACGAGGTTTATGAGGAAAAGGTTttcatcgaggaagatgacaCGTATGTTTCCCTGAACCCTGTGATTAGATGCACGCCTGATCGATACTTCAACAAGGGCGCCTCTCGTGATATTTCGAGTGAACCGTTCTGTACTCCGCAGGAAGACGTTCAATGGAAGGTTGGCAAAACGTACTTTGCATCCTGGTACACACATTTCTTCAGAGATGAACATTCGGATGAAGTTATTGATCAGGTGAAGGTTCATTTGTCATACGTGAAAGAGAGAGACGGAGAGAAGGGATTTGTCAAAAGAGATATCCCGGCCACTTTCTTTTCATCCGAATGGTTGAGGAATGACGAGGGTATGCTGCCCATCGAAGTTCAACCAGAATGGTTGCAGGGCGCTCGCACTCGTAAAGTTGTGCTTTCCGTACAGCCCAAGAACGTTCCTGACGAAGAGTTCCACCCACTCGACCATGGCATCTTGCTCTTTATCGATGCAGGTTCCAGGGTTTACAAGCATACTAAAGAACAACTAGcccttgaagaagccgGTTTCACTGAGAGACATTGGTTATTTGTTGCCATCACTATGCCCACCGTTGTCGTTATTGCGTTGATCTTGATGTACTTTTTCCTCTACGCAAACAACAGCTACCGGGACTTCTCCGATATCACTCGAAAGGCAGTGAGCAAAAAGCATCGTGTCATCGGTAAGGTCTCTgaaatgaagaagttcaagaacttgagaAATCATAAGTACTCAGAGTTGCCAAGTTATCAGACAAAGCCCGACAAGCAGCATTAGTTTCTTTCTCGAGCCCGCTATTTAGACTATACAGAAAACAGTTATATCCATTTTTGTCTTGCGGCAACCTCGCAGATCTTTTCCAGGATCACTACTCTTTGATCCGGCTTGAAGCTCTGAGAGCCCAAATCTTCGGTAGTATCCTTGTCTGTGTTCAGGTATGCGGCAGAATTTGAGTCATCTTCtttatcttcatcttcactAATACCTTCAATATAGTAGAAAAACGGTTCCAAAGCGATCATAATCTTCCAGAAATTATTGCCGCCGCAGTTGGCAAAGAGGACCTCTATCAAGCTCGGCAAGTATTCCAGCTCTATATATTCCTCCGCACAGCAAACAAATTCGTCCAATTCGTAGTCTTGTTCGTCTGCCGATAAGGTAGAATACATTTCCGATAACAGGGTGAGCTCTTTACTGATTGTTTTCGGTATATCCTGGCGGGCTTGCCACAAAAGCTTCTGAGCTCGTTGCAGGCGCTCCTGAGTTGAGCCGTCgccgctgctgctttcAGCCATATTCTGCGTCgcttcctcatcgtccTCAGATATCAAGCCCTCCCGTGTATCACACCTGGAGGGTAAAAACCCATTGCGCTCGCTCTTTTCCATCAACTCGTTATACTCATTATAAAGCGAAATAATCTTCATCATAGGTTTGTAGAGCTGCTCGCAAACTTTCATCTCTGAGTGTGGTACAATGACCTGTTCCAAATAGTGGTTTATCAATCCTTCCATGAAGTTGGCCCAGATCGACGAGAAGACGTAGTTTTCATCATACGCACTCTCGGTAAAATCTTCGTTAATGTTGTATCTCATAACCTGTTCGGTTAAAGAAAAGATtgcatcttcttcgccatccCTCCGCTCCTGCTTCTGCTTGCCCTTAACCGGAGATGCATGGTTCTGCTCGTTCTTGTCCATCCAATATTCAGGACCACCTCTTTGGGACAACGTTACCAACAGTAAGAAAAGTTTGATTTTAATCCACGGGTTTAAAGAGTTTACAAACTTATCGCTCAGCCTGTTAACGTCGTAATCAATTTTCCGGTGGATACACTTCAGGAACTTTTCAATGTAGTGGCTCTTTCTGATTCCGTACTTTTCATTCAAATACTCAACGGAGGTGATCAGGTCATAATTCGTGCCTTCTGTCTTCAGATTTCTCGGAAACCGAAATCTTGGTTTTCTTAATCTAGAACCTCGAGCTCTTCTACTAGGGCCCTTCCTTCCAGTCTTGATTTCGCGGGAACTCATCGAACTGATTTCGCAGCTACAAGAGCGTTTTCCAGCGGGCAAGCTTGTGTTATCTGCACAAGAGGCAGAATCTGTAGGATTCAGCATCGTCGGACCTGGCAAATAGCTCGAACTACTGTGATCTGCAGATTTCATaacctttgaaaagattcaCTACGTCTTAAAGTTCCGAGACCTTGCGCCGTCGAAGAACAAGGCGCAAGAGTCGCAGAATACGACGACAACTGCATAGGAATAGATAGTAATTAGGCTTTACTGAGACTCATATTGATATTGGCATACTCTTGTTATGATTGGCTCATTAATATACACAGTGCTGGCTGAATTATGGATTCACTCTGTCGACGGAGTTCGAACTGGTGGATCGTTCTTCAATCAGCTCTTGAGGGCCGAGATTAAAATCTTGCATGAGCTTCTCGGAGGCTACTTCAGGCTGCTCCAGCAGACCATAGACGGACAGCGTAATCAGCCCGAGAACACCGGCCAAACATGAAAAAGTCATCGCGATAATGCCCTTCTTGGTGAAACCAGATGGGATCCTCTTCTCTTGCACATTCTGGCCGGTCAAATCAAAAAAGTCGACCGTGTTACCAGCAGCGTTGCCAGCCAGGGCTATGCCAGCGTCTCTACAGACCTCCTGGACGCTGTCGGTCAAATGCTGGGACGCAGTAGCCTGGATTGCCAAGGGATCTTCGACGAGCACGATCGCAAGACCCTGCAGCAAATGCCATTCGATGTGGCAGTGGAAAAACCACACGCCAGGGTTGTCGGCTTTGAATCTGATCACAAAGTTCGACTGCCGGTTCACATAGACGACGTCTCTGATCATCGGATACTCCGGGAACTCAGGGTGGTCGCTGTCGTCGTATCGGCGAGGTGCATCCTCATAAGCACGGTCTCTAACGATCGTCTGGAAAGCATGGCCGTGCAAATGGAAAGGATGCGTGCCATTATCGAAGTTGTTCAGCACAAGCTCGACGATGTCGTCCTTTTGCAGGACAAAAGTGTTTGTGTTTGTACCGTAGATGTAGGGGTCGGTGACGTTGTCACCGCCAGAAAGAACGGTCATCAAAGTTGGAACCTTGGGGGCCCTGTAGGTGAtgttgttgaagaaagcgtATTTGACACCGTTGATCAAGTTGTCCATAGAGACATCCACGGTGATAACGTAATCGGGGTCGCCGTAGACCTCTTGCTTGTTGTAAGGAACCAAGTAGAAGTCATCCAAAGGTTCGAGAGCGTCAACGTAATTTTCGCTGGCCGCCCCCAAGTCGGCGCTGTAGCTCAAAGTCGACGTAGCGTTCAATTCCAGGTATGTCGGGATTTTATCCAGCATCGTATCATCGAACTTCTGCATAATGGCATAATTCCTCGAAGTGTCGTTCTTAGTGTGCACCAGCACCGTGTAACGCTGCGCCACGGTCACATAAAGCATATCAGTGGTGTTCTGCTCAACCGTCACACCATCAACCTCGACCACTGTAAGCTCGTGGTCCTCGATCCAGAAATACTGCGACACAAAGCCACCAACGTtgatcaatctcaacagATACGTAGTGTCAGGCTTCACTTCCCACGTCAGGTTGCGCGTGTCGTTCAGGATCAAGTTTTGCGGGATCGGCTCTGCACCGGTGGGGTTGTTCAGATTCAAAAACAGCCTGTTCAACTCATGCACCGGGCGGTCGTACCACTCGCCTATGGTCAACACCACTTCCTCGTCGTACTTGTAAGGATAATTCTCGTTATTTTCTCCGTCATCGATAATGAACGCAGCTCTCATACCGTCTTCATACTGACCATCGGTATGCGAATGGTACCAATATGCACCGGAATTGTCCTCGACAGTGAAATTGTACAGCATAGTAGACCCTGGCACGATAGGACACTGGGTCAGCCCCGGCACCCCATCCATCTGACTGTTGCCCCGCTGGAACAACCCATGGAAATGCAAAGATGTGTTACTATTGTTGAAACCATTGGTCAAATAAACCTGAACCCGATCACCCTTCGTGACTCTCACATCCGGCCACGGAAACTCACCGTTGCAGGTAATTACCGGCCTCTCACGAACGCCATCCACATTTCTATAATCCCAACCAGTGGTCCAATTGAACGTATGTGTAGCTGCCTTTGCAAACGTGACAACGCTTGAAATTACCAGTAGGAAAACCGTCACTAAGCTCATCTTTCTGGATGATTGCGATCCATTGTGACTGTCAATGGGAATAACAACTCTTTACTCCCAACCAGTGGCACTTATATCAAGTTGGCTAGTCTAGGTGCATCGATGAGCTATCTCGAAGATGGTTATTAAACTGCACCCGAATTCGAACAGCAGCGAAAATTACGTATTCTACCGAAATATGGTAGCGCCGTGCTTGGACCCGTTTTTTTCGTTCTCACCGTGCAAAATGACTATGTGTGTAGTCACGTGATTACTTGCGTGTGAAGTGATTTTTTGTTGGATGGTAGCGCCGTGTTTCGGACCCTTAAGGATCGATTCCATATATAGGGCGATCAAGAGCGGCGATGAGATGTGCTGTGGGCAGCGGTATCTGATGGTATTGATCCAAGATAAGCGGTGATGGTCGAGAAAAGCGCCAGTAGTAGGGATGCCGGTCCAGGCTCCAACTTTGCGATTGATTTTTTGATGGGAGGGATCAGCGCAGCGGTCGCCAAGACCGCTGCAGCACCCATTGAGCGTgtcaagctgctgatgcAGAACCAGGATGAGATGATCAAGCAGGGCACGCTGGAACAGCGTTATGACGGGATCTTGGACTGTTTCCGCCGCACGGCGAGCCGAGAAGGTGTGATCTCGTTTTGGAGAGGTAACACAGCTAATGTGTTGCGATATTTCCCGACACAGGCTCTTAACTTTGCcttcaaggacaagatcaaggctATGTTTGGGTTCAAGAAGGACGAAGGCTACTGGAAGTGGTTTGCTGGGAACCTTGCGTCGGGCGGTGCGGCGGGAGCGATTTCGCTGCTGTTTGTGTACTCGCTAGACTACGCCAGGACGAGATTGGCGGCGGATGCCAGCCACCATGGGGGGTCGCGGCAGTTCAGTGGGCTGGCTGATGTGTACAAGAAGACGCTGGCTTCGGATGGAGTAGCAGGGCTGTACCGCGGGTTCATGCCGTCGGTGACCGGGATCATTGTGTATCGAGGGTTGTATTTCGGGCTGTACGACTCGCTGAAGCCGGTATTGCTCACTGGATCGCTCGAGGGTTCGCTTGCTGCGTCGTTCCTGCTCGGGTGGGTGATCACGACCGGGGCCTCGACGGCCTCGTACCCATTGGATACCGTCAGGCGTCGCATGATGATGACTTCGGGACAGACCGTCAAGTACTCCGGTGCTTATGACTGTTTCCGCAAGATCGTGGCACAGGAAGGTGTCACTTCGCTGTTCAAGGGTTGCGGTGCCAATATCTTCAGAAGTGTCGCCGCAGCAGGTGTGATCTCGCTGTATGAccagcttcaaatgctgCTGTTTGGTCGAAAGTTTAAATGAGCCGAGCTGGGCTCGGAAATAGGTATATAGTTTGTTCAATTGTAGTACTTGGTTCATTCTTTGTTGGCAACATGAGCTGCTAAAAGTTATCGCAGAGCATCAAGATCGCTTACAACCGGTATGTAAACAAAAAGGCGATCGATGAGCTCCATTGAAAGGTTCATATCGCAGCCGCCGTTCATTATCCAGTCATCGCTGGCGCAGCTGAGATATCTTATCCTCAGCGAGGGCATTCAGGCTTCCAATGATAAGCAGCTACAAAGGTTGAGATGCTACGTGTGGTCGGTGCTATCGAGAACGTCGATGGAAAGATCGACTCAGATCTATCTATCGTTCCTTCAACTAGGGCCTGCGCCGCAGCCAATTTTACAAAAGATAAAGAATGACACGTTTAGAACGTTACAGACCGATCCTAAATTCATAACGGTTGTGTCTGAGGAGTCGCTAGTGAGATGCCTGTCTTGCTTTGCGTGGCAAAGTTTGCAGATGCAACGGAACGGATCTGATAGCAAGATTCATCAAGTTAGCACCTATGTCCAGGGTATGAATGTACTAGTGGCGCCGCTACTGTACTCCAGTCCCTCTGAACCGATGGCattccagcttttctcCAAGCTCTGTTACACCATTATACCGACCTATCTGGACAATAACCTCACGGGCGTTCATAATGGAGCTAAGCTACTTGATATCTGTCTCAAGATCATCGATCCGAAACTGAGCAAGTTTCTCAGTGATAACCTGCTCACAGCGGAGATTTACGGCATACCGTCAATTTTGACGCTGTCCAGTTGCAACAGACCCCTTGATCAGGTTTGCAAGCTGTGGGACTTTATGTTTGCCTACGGATTCCATATGAATATCCTCTTTGTCGTTGCGTTGTTGGTTACTGTACGAACGAAGATTCTGAAGTCCGAGTCGCCCATGAACCTGTTGACGCGGCAATTGCCAGAATTCGACGCCGATGAGATAATTAAGCTTGGTGTTGGGTTTGTTGCCAAGATTCCTTCTGAGTATTACAATCTACTAGTGCAGCATCTGACCGAGCCAAATTTGACGATTCCCTACGATGATGACTAGAGTTCGTTATGGTTTACACAAATGAAAACCTATATGAATCAAAGGACGCctatcttttcaaagtcCTCCTCGCTCACATAGGAGCACAGAACTGTCCTTCCGTTGAACTTAGATCCAGGCAGCTTTGCCATCGCCTCAATGGACGCTTCCACAGTTTTGAATTTAACATAAATGTTACCCACGCCTTCGCTGATGTTGTCAAAATTCAACCGATAGTCAGCGTTCGGCCTTCTCATCCTTACGGTATCTACGTCTCCCAATGTATATTTTATGGTATCTTCAATCTCCTGCGCAAACGGTAcaagcttcaaatccaaCGGATCCACGCAGTTCAGCAAGACGAGAACTTTGGACTCGGAGCGAGTTTGCTCGCTCACCAATGTCGGCAGACTTTGGAACGTTATAGAAGAACTTTCTTGCACCAGGGTTCCTTGATTTGGTCTGAACCAGGAAGTCGTCgtcttgaatttttccaGCACATCATCTTCCACATTGTCCAACTCAACCAGTGCGCATCCTGTGAACGTTGGAACTCCATCCATTAGACTCGTGATGGGTTTCAAATAGCAGTTTTTCAGCCCGTTATCAGAAAGCATTTGGCCAATTGCAGTTTCATCTCCATCTTCTAATCCCTCAACGGCTATTATCTCAGGACTGCAAAGCCTATCGGGATGATCTAACTGCTGTACATATTCATTCGGCCTCCTCCACCTCAAAGACAGGCCAagtttcttgttgataaAGGATCTGCACGAGAGTACCAGCGTTGCACACTCTGCCGATCCCAACTCCACGACTGCATACGTGCGATGGTCAGGCACAAGCACTTTGCGAACAGCCATATCGCCTTCGAGGCCGGCAACAAATTTCTGAACAAGACTTGAAAAGCTCTCGCTCGCAGTCTGATCTAGCCCTTCTACAACCAACTCGCAGGCCAGTTTCGATACCACCAGATTCTTGCTGGTTGCATCTTCAAACAAAATCCTGGTACGTCTGCTTTTCGACCCGCCATGCAATGCCACCCTCTCCAATTTAGAGCGATCGAGCTCCTGAGGTTGTCCCGGCTGTGGAAAAAGCCCGCTCAACTTAGCTCTCTCGGCTGGCACCTTCTCGAAGCCCTTAGGCGTCACATCCCAACGTGAGGCGCTCAATCTTTTTCTCTTATCGATAGGCTCCACGTCTTTCAAATAATCTTCGTGGAAGGGAGCAGACGGCCTCTGTTCCTGGTGGCTGTCGAACCTGTTCCACCTGGAAGACTGCTGAGCCGTGTATCGTGGCGGTGGCGGCGATCTACCGTGAGAAGAGTAGCCAAAGTTGTCCGCTCTAGCTCCTCTGCGACTGTAATCCGAGTATCCAACCCCTCTTCCATACGGCTCATATCTACTACGAGTTATCCCATTACGTGGGCCCGTTGGCAGCTTAATAGGCCTCTGCCTCTTCACAT is part of the Torulaspora globosa chromosome 7, complete sequence genome and harbors:
- the SAM37 gene encoding SAM complex subunit SAM37 (ancestral locus Anc_2.626), with amino-acid sequence MVAGQCTVHMWGLNERASLISPESVALYWFLNGYYSKLRKDTTRVEIVFSNNTDLSPNEELPLLVQDARRISGFVNIVDYLMSDEESEKDTVGNTLLQSSLLQFTSSDLSVLTDYQLYLNKTNYDTFTRRTFCRLLSWPMWYNTPLHYRAVARERCQDLLGDLDSDDECEPPGSQLETAELTQSKTFKIAQQIKKQGKKELQNAKNNLHYLSKLSEHLKLWIQVRERAQSDRVIPADLLMWANIYVQLQLPDSDKVANHLSQTLGSDFFNTLQKQLDLCSNLEPVVSQRAPSFREQGNVLMSVYNIAAKYL
- the SEN15 gene encoding Sen15p (ancestral locus Anc_2.625), translated to MANDAGDGTIVRLVRDNLAYCQFWTELCVCDRTLAWRDQTLHLISGRPTQKLSHDGDEEIHTEYVLPVEMSQYKKGYVTLECLDKVFCQMCPPSASRLTLAIVSNDGTVAFYYVYKGLHKPKRN
- the PSG1 gene encoding Psg1p (ancestral locus Anc_2.624), with translation MSWIFQSGESIFPPERLRTLYTVKSSTEIGRCYRCASFESLIAVGLCNSCSVPDMQKFWLALVVLLAGFSQVHGYRPVVRPKEKVTTSEQADPWYRTIYGSKVELVTPTVIAGVTFKAKPSPTPNPLQPWITLNKLGEPKTVKPEIKNGITKKGSPEYSTYFKVVSTTTLGYEDLKAHNMDPDEVYEEKVFIEEDDTYVSLNPVIRCTPDRYFNKGASRDISSEPFCTPQEDVQWKVGKTYFASWYTHFFRDEHSDEVIDQVKVHLSYVKERDGEKGFVKRDIPATFFSSEWLRNDEGMLPIEVQPEWLQGARTRKVVLSVQPKNVPDEEFHPLDHGILLFIDAGSRVYKHTKEQLALEEAGFTERHWLFVAITMPTVVVIALILMYFFLYANNSYRDFSDITRKAVSKKHRVIGKVSEMKKFKNLRNHKYSELPSYQTKPDKQH
- the AAN1 gene encoding Aan1p (ancestral locus Anc_2.623), which codes for MKSADHSSSSYLPGPTMLNPTDSASCADNTSLPAGKRSCSCEISSMSSREIKTGRKGPSRRARGSRLRKPRFRFPRNLKTEGTNYDLITSVEYLNEKYGIRKSHYIEKFLKCIHRKIDYDVNRLSDKFVNSLNPWIKIKLFLLLVTLSQRGGPEYWMDKNEQNHASPVKGKQKQERRDGEEDAIFSLTEQVMRYNINEDFTESAYDENYVFSSIWANFMEGLINHYLEQVIVPHSEMKVCEQLYKPMMKIISLYNEYNELMEKSERNGFLPSRCDTREGLISEDDEEATQNMAESSSGDGSTQERLQRAQKLLWQARQDIPKTISKELTLLSEMYSTLSADEQDYELDEFVCCAEEYIELEYLPSLIEVLFANCGGNNFWKIMIALEPFFYYIEGISEDEDKEDDSNSAAYLNTDKDTTEDLGSQSFKPDQRVVILEKICEVAARQKWI
- the FET3 gene encoding ferroxidase FET3 (ancestral locus Anc_2.622); translated protein: MSLVTVFLLVISSVVTFAKAATHTFNWTTGWDYRNVDGVRERPVITCNGEFPWPDVRVTKGDRVQVYLTNGFNNSNTSLHFHGLFQRGNSQMDGVPGLTQCPIVPGSTMLYNFTVEDNSGAYWYHSHTDGQYEDGMRAAFIIDDGENNENYPYKYDEEVVLTIGEWYDRPVHELNRLFLNLNNPTGAEPIPQNLILNDTRNLTWEVKPDTTYLLRLINVGGFVSQYFWIEDHELTVVEVDGVTVEQNTTDMLYVTVAQRYTVLVHTKNDTSRNYAIMQKFDDTMLDKIPTYLELNATSTLSYSADLGAASENYVDALEPLDDFYLVPYNKQEVYGDPDYVITVDVSMDNLINGVKYAFFNNITYRAPKVPTLMTVLSGGDNVTDPYIYGTNTNTFVLQKDDIVELVLNNFDNGTHPFHLHGHAFQTIVRDRAYEDAPRRYDDSDHPEFPEYPMIRDVVYVNRQSNFVIRFKADNPGVWFFHCHIEWHLLQGLAIVLVEDPLAIQATASQHLTDSVQEVCRDAGIALAGNAAGNTVDFFDLTGQNVQEKRIPSGFTKKGIIAMTFSCLAGVLGLITLSVYGLLEQPEVASEKLMQDFNLGPQELIEERSTSSNSVDRVNP
- the AAC1 gene encoding ADP/ATP carrier protein AAC1 (ancestral locus Anc_2.621); the encoded protein is MVEKSASSRDAGPGSNFAIDFLMGGISAAVAKTAAAPIERVKLLMQNQDEMIKQGTLEQRYDGILDCFRRTASREGVISFWRGNTANVLRYFPTQALNFAFKDKIKAMFGFKKDEGYWKWFAGNLASGGAAGAISLLFVYSLDYARTRLAADASHHGGSRQFSGLADVYKKTLASDGVAGLYRGFMPSVTGIIVYRGLYFGLYDSLKPVLLTGSLEGSLAASFLLGWVITTGASTASYPLDTVRRRMMMTSGQTVKYSGAYDCFRKIVAQEGVTSLFKGCGANIFRSVAAAGVISLYDQLQMLLFGRKFK
- the BUB2 gene encoding Bub2p (ancestral locus Anc_2.620) is translated as MSSIERFISQPPFIIQSSLAQLRYLILSEGIQASNDKQLQRLRCYVWSVLSRTSMERSTQIYLSFLQLGPAPQPILQKIKNDTFRTLQTDPKFITVVSEESLVRCLSCFAWQSLQMQRNGSDSKIHQVSTYVQGMNVLVAPLLYSSPSEPMAFQLFSKLCYTIIPTYLDNNLTGVHNGAKLLDICLKIIDPKLSKFLSDNLLTAEIYGIPSILTLSSCNRPLDQVCKLWDFMFAYGFHMNILFVVALLVTVRTKILKSESPMNLLTRQLPEFDADEIIKLGVGFVAKIPSEYYNLLVQHLTEPNLTIPYDDD
- the MUD2 gene encoding Mud2p (ancestral locus Anc_2.619), with the translated sequence MGGQQALEDLRSKIVASMSSERRNEQAGKRVASEAGAREDDVKRQRPIKLPTGPRNGITRSRYEPYGRGVGYSDYSRRGARADNFGYSSHGRSPPPPRYTAQQSSRWNRFDSHQEQRPSAPFHEDYLKDVEPIDKRKRLSASRWDVTPKGFEKVPAERAKLSGLFPQPGQPQELDRSKLERVALHGGSKSRRTRILFEDATSKNLVVSKLACELVVEGLDQTASESFSSLVQKFVAGLEGDMAVRKVLVPDHRTYAVVELGSAECATLVLSCRSFINKKLGLSLRWRRPNEYVQQLDHPDRLCSPEIIAVEGLEDGDETAIGQMLSDNGLKNCYLKPITSLMDGVPTFTGCALVELDNVEDDVLEKFKTTTSWFRPNQGTLVQESSSITFQSLPTLVSEQTRSESKVLVLLNCVDPLDLKLVPFAQEIEDTIKYTLGDVDTVRMRRPNADYRLNFDNISEGVGNIYVKFKTVEASIEAMAKLPGSKFNGRTVLCSYVSEEDFEKIGVL